A window from Canis lupus familiaris isolate Mischka breed German Shepherd chromosome 18, alternate assembly UU_Cfam_GSD_1.0, whole genome shotgun sequence encodes these proteins:
- the OR8J2 gene encoding olfactory receptor family 8 subfamily J member 2 — MASGNLTHLTEFILRGVSDHPDLQMPLFFVFLVIYGLTVAGNLGIITLTSVDSQLQTPMYFFLRHLAIINLGDSTVIAPKMLVNFLASKKTISYYGCAAQLGGFLVFIVGEIFMLAAMAYDRYVAICNPLLYMVVVSPQICLLLVSLTYLYSLTTALTVSSCVFSVSYCSSNVINHFYCDTVPLLALSCSDAYIPETVVFAFSGTNLFFSMIIVLTSYFHIVLAILRIRSSEGRRKAFSTCASHMMAVTVFYGTLLFMYLQPRTNHSLDTDKMASVFYTLVIPMLNPLIYSLRNKDVKDAFKRFLKSPCQAFKLV, encoded by the coding sequence atggCCTCAGGGAACCTGACCCACCTGACTGAGTTCATTCTCAGGGGAGTCTCAGACCACCCAGACCTCCAGATGCCACTCTTCTTTGTTTTCCTGGTGATCTATGGGCTCACCGTGGCAGGGAACCTGGGCATCATCACCCTCACCAGTGTTGACTCGCAGCTTCAAacgcccatgtacttcttcctcaggCACTTGGCTATCATCAATCTTGGCGATTCTACTGTCATTGCCCCTAAGATGCTGGTCAACTTCTTGGCTTCAAAGAAAACCATATCCTACTATGGATGTGCAGCCCAGCTGGGTGGCTTCTTAGTTTTTATTGTGGGGGAGATTTTCATGCTGGCTGCAATGGCCTACGACCGCTACGTGGCTATTTGCAACCCCCTGCTCTACATGGTGGTGGTATCTCCGCAGATCTGCCTTCTGCTGGTGTCCCTCACATACCTCTACAGTCTGACCACAGCACTGACCGTTTCCTCCTGTGTGTTCTCTGTGTCATACTGCTCTTCCAATGTCATCAACCATTTTTACTGTGATACTGTCCCTTTGTTGGCATTGTCCTGTTCTGATGCCTACATTCCAGAAACAGTGGTGTTTGCCTTTTCAGGGaccaatttgtttttctccatgaTTATTGTTCTAACCTCCTACTTCCACATTGTCCTTGCCATTTTGAGGATACGTTCCTCAGAGGGCCGAAGAAAAGCCTTTTCCACCTGTGCCTCCCACATGATGGCTGTCACTGTGTTCTATGGGACCCTTCTCTTCATGTATTTGCAACCAAGGACCAACCACTCATTAGATACTGATAAAATGGCCTCTGTCTTCTACACCCTGGTGATACCAATGCTGAATCCCCTCATTTACAGCCTAAGGAACAAGGATGTGAAGGATGCATTCAAGAGATTCCTAAAGAGCCCTTGCCAGGCTTTCAAATTAGTGTAA
- the LOC119864223 gene encoding olfactory receptor 8K3-like has product MGITDHPELQALFFGLFLIIYTVSVVGNLGMIILTKVDSRLQTPMYFFLRHLAFIDLGYSSAVAPKMLVNFVADQNTIPYNWCATQLAFFILFIISELFNLSAMAYDRYVAICNPLLYTIVMSQRVCWGLITIPYVYSACLSLIITIKIFMASFCGHNVIRHFYCDSLPLLTLLCSSTRDIELIILIFSAFNLISSLLIVLVSYILILMAILRMNSAEGRHKAFSTCGSHLTVVVVLYVTLFFMYVQPKSSHSFDTDKIASIFYTLIIPMLNPMIYSLRNKEVKDVKYAG; this is encoded by the exons ATGGGAATCACCGACCATCCTGAGCTGCAGGCTCTCTTCTTTGGGCTTTTCCTCATCATCTACACAGTTTCAGTGGTGGGCAACCTGGGCATGATCATCCTCACCAAGGTGGACTCCAGGCTCCAAacacccatgtacttcttcctcagaCACCTGGCTTTCATTGATCTTGGCTACTCATCAGCTGTGGCACCCAAAATGTTAGTAAATTTTGTAGCTGATCAAAATACAATCCCCTATAACTGGTGCGCTACCCAGCTGGCTTTCTTCATCTTGTTCATCATCAGTGAGCTGTTCAATCTATCTGCAATGGCCTATGACCGTtatgtggccatctgtaaccCTCTGCTCTACACCATTGTTATGTCACAAAGAGTGTGCTGGGGGCTGATAACAATCCCTTATGTCTACagtgcctgtctctctctgataATCACCATCAAGATTTTTATGGCATCCTTCTGTGGACATAATGTCATTAGACATTTTTACTGTGATAGTCTTCCCTTGTTAACTTTGCTGTGTTCAAGCACACGTGACATTGAGTTGATAATACTGATCTTTTCAGCATTTAATTTGATTTCCTCCCTTCTCATAGTGCTTGTGTCCTACATCCTCATCCTTATGGCCATCCTTAGGATGAACTCTGCAGAGGGCAGGCACAAGGCCTTCTCCACCTGTGGATCCCACCTGACGGTGGTTGTTGTATTGTATGTCACTCTCTTCTTCATGTACGTGCAGCCCAAATCCAGTCATTCCTTTGATACTGATAAAATCGCCTCTATATTTTACACTTTGATAATCCCTATGCTGAATCCCATGATCTACAGTCTAAGGAACAAAGAGGTAAAAG ATGTCAAATATGCAGGATAA